The following are from one region of the Actinomycetota bacterium genome:
- a CDS encoding FHA domain-containing protein, with translation MFNLVLLLLKYIFLGLLYLFLLFIVVVIYKDISTKSLRARLIVLEGATEIGTVFPLGNGLTIGRSPDNDIVLANSFVSHIHARVLEKNGAYFIEDLNSTNGTFLREKRISKPAQLKSGDRIRIGKTLLEFVE, from the coding sequence ATGTTTAATTTAGTTCTCCTCCTTCTTAAATACATCTTTCTTGGTCTTCTATATCTATTTTTGCTGTTCATAGTGGTAGTAATCTACAAAGATATCTCTACCAAATCCCTCCGTGCACGGTTAATCGTCCTTGAGGGTGCAACGGAAATCGGCACGGTCTTTCCCCTTGGAAATGGTTTAACCATCGGTCGTTCCCCCGATAACGACATCGTTCTCGCCAATTCCTTCGTTTCCCACATCCACGCACGCGTCTTAGAAAAGAATGGAGCCTATTTCATCGAGGACCTTAACAGCACAAATGGTACATTTTTGAGGGAAAAGAGAATTTCGAAACCGGCTCAATTGAAATCGGGGGACAGGATCAGGATTGGGAAGACACTCCTGGAGTTCGTGGAGTGA
- a CDS encoding Stp1/IreP family PP2C-type Ser/Thr phosphatase translates to MKLRYAAFTDVGRVREINEDGYLATGKIFAVADGMGGHQAGEVASAIALKSLEKSLKELPCLPAGRPSRMDVEKRIKTSIRRANLAIMKEAHSGRSGMGTTITVVVPTRNRIHIGHVGDSRAYLFRDGKLQRLTEDHSLVAQMVRDGRLNPWEAEIHPLRSVLTRALGTPSVEIDLSSIELRLKDKILLCTDGLTSMLKEKEIGKILSENLDPQTICQKLVEAANDRGGIDNVTVILIEISGTLKDTREES, encoded by the coding sequence ATGAAATTGAGATATGCCGCATTCACCGATGTCGGTCGGGTCAGGGAAATAAACGAAGATGGTTACCTGGCCACGGGAAAAATTTTTGCCGTAGCCGACGGCATGGGTGGACACCAAGCGGGTGAAGTGGCCAGCGCTATAGCGCTGAAAAGCCTGGAAAAGAGCTTAAAGGAATTGCCCTGCCTGCCGGCAGGCAGGCCTTCCCGAATGGATGTGGAAAAGCGCATAAAAACCAGCATCCGCAGGGCAAACCTTGCGATCATGAAAGAAGCCCATTCGGGTCGATCCGGAATGGGCACCACCATTACGGTCGTGGTCCCCACGAGGAACAGGATACATATCGGACATGTCGGCGATAGCCGGGCGTATTTATTCAGAGATGGGAAACTCCAAAGGCTCACCGAGGATCACTCCCTGGTCGCTCAGATGGTTAGGGATGGAAGGTTGAATCCATGGGAGGCAGAAATTCACCCCTTGAGAAGCGTGCTCACCAGAGCCCTGGGTACCCCCTCCGTTGAGATTGACCTATCCTCCATCGAATTGAGACTTAAAGATAAGATCCTTTTGTGCACCGATGGTCTGACCTCAATGCTTAAGGAGAAAGAGATCGGGAAGATCTTGAGCGAAAACCTCGATCCCCAGACCATCTGCCAAAAACTGGTGGAAGCTGCCAATGACCGAGGCGGAATCGACAATGTAACAGTCATCCTGATTGAGATATCCGGAACCCTAAAAGATACAAGGGAAGAATCTTAA
- a CDS encoding DUF3662 and FHA domain-containing protein codes for MSLKEFERKLEALFEGFFTRSFKSGVQPIELAKKLVREMERNKTVSIERIYAPNEYTLYLSEEDKKNLESIEEPLLSELKDFLMRQAKKDGLTFISPPEIKISARDDLSLGEIGVESKLVKKSAVPAGKQALPRQAIPIGPPGAKPPFGTGRAGRQAKPVIDQTQLMPMEEPIPPKGMLMLKSGARREFPLTKPLTTLGRLPTNDIVLPDPNVSRIHAEIRLEERGLVIRDLKSTNGTLVNGKRIEEQLLRDGDLITLGTTELEFRSSEDV; via the coding sequence ATGAGCCTAAAAGAGTTCGAGCGAAAACTCGAGGCTTTATTCGAGGGTTTCTTCACTCGAAGCTTCAAATCGGGTGTCCAACCTATAGAGCTGGCAAAAAAGCTTGTGAGAGAAATGGAGAGAAACAAAACCGTCAGCATAGAGAGAATCTATGCCCCCAATGAATACACTTTATACCTCAGCGAAGAAGATAAGAAAAACCTGGAATCCATAGAGGAACCACTGCTAAGCGAATTGAAGGATTTTTTGATGAGGCAAGCCAAAAAAGATGGTCTCACATTCATAAGCCCCCCCGAAATTAAAATTTCCGCTCGAGATGATCTATCACTGGGGGAAATAGGAGTGGAAAGCAAGCTCGTCAAAAAAAGCGCCGTACCCGCCGGCAAACAGGCTCTGCCCAGGCAAGCCATACCCATAGGCCCGCCTGGAGCGAAGCCTCCCTTTGGGACCGGACGGGCAGGCAGGCAGGCGAAACCCGTAATAGATCAAACCCAATTGATGCCCATGGAAGAACCAATTCCTCCCAAAGGGATGCTTATGCTGAAAAGTGGTGCCAGGCGTGAATTCCCCCTAACTAAGCCTTTAACCACTTTGGGGAGACTTCCCACAAACGATATCGTCCTACCAGACCCCAACGTCTCAAGAATTCACGCAGAAATCAGACTCGAAGAGAGGGGATTGGTAATAAGGGACCTTAAGAGCACCAATGGTACTTTGGTCAATGGAAAGAGAATAGAAGAGCAACTGCTTCGAGACGGAGACCTCATAACCCTGGGAACCACGGAGCTCGAGTTCAGGAGTTCGGAGGATGTTTAA